Genomic window (Candidatus Delongbacteria bacterium):
CATCTCTGTGGTAAAGGATTTAGGGTATCAGCATGGTTCTTGTGAACATTTTTACCAATCAGTAAACTTAGAAGGAATTATAGAAATTATTGATGATTTCGAAGTTAAATTAGCAGCTTTGAATTTAATGATAGACCAATTGGATGATAATCCAAATACTGTACGAAAAAATATACCTTTAACAGATAAAAGCATATCAAAAGTGAAAGTTCTTAAATTTAATATTCTTAACATTACCGCCAAGGAGAGTATTCGATGAAGTGTCCAAGATGTAGCAGCACGGATAATA
Coding sequences:
- a CDS encoding pyridoxamine 5'-phosphate oxidase family protein, which encodes MNTYHMRRKEKAITDRDIIRDILINSKYCTISLVNGDKPYSVVMNFGYDIKENAFYFHCANSGLKLDTIERNNNCFISVVKDLGYQHGSCEHFYQSVNLEGIIEIIDDFEVKLAALNLMIDQLDDNPNTVRKNIPLTDKSISKVKVLKFNILNITAKESIR